The following coding sequences are from one Selenomonas sputigena ATCC 35185 window:
- a CDS encoding D-2-hydroxyacid dehydrogenase — protein MKILIAMGVNDHHKEQLQRNAANAELHFVPADKVREEDIANVDAIIGNVPTELLPAAKKLRWLQLNTAGADIYCKEGVLKDGVLLTNATGAYGLALSEHLLAQLLAMMKKLYPYYDNQKKGIWRDEGRVTSIEDATVLILGAGDIGRAFARRVKALGAYVIGVRRREGAKPVGIDEMGTMDDLNSLLARADIVVSVLPGTAATKGIFDRKRFAMMKKGAYFLNIGRGNAVVTEDLIETMTEGRLAGAALDVTDPEPLPADHALWHTPNVYITPHISGDDHLSATQDKIVQIAARNLAAFLQGMPLENLVDRTTGYKD, from the coding sequence ATGAAGATTCTGATTGCTATGGGAGTAAACGATCATCATAAAGAACAGCTGCAAAGAAATGCGGCGAATGCGGAACTTCATTTTGTTCCTGCCGACAAGGTGCGAGAAGAAGACATCGCTAATGTTGACGCCATCATCGGCAACGTGCCGACGGAGCTTCTGCCTGCTGCGAAGAAACTGCGCTGGCTGCAGCTCAATACGGCGGGAGCAGACATCTACTGCAAGGAAGGCGTGCTCAAGGACGGCGTCCTTCTGACGAATGCGACAGGAGCCTATGGCCTTGCGCTTTCCGAGCATCTGCTCGCGCAGCTCCTCGCAATGATGAAGAAGCTCTATCCCTACTACGACAACCAGAAGAAAGGAATATGGCGCGATGAAGGACGCGTCACCTCGATCGAGGATGCCACTGTCCTAATTCTCGGTGCGGGCGACATCGGACGCGCTTTCGCACGCCGTGTCAAGGCGCTCGGCGCTTACGTCATCGGCGTGCGCCGCCGCGAGGGGGCGAAGCCCGTCGGCATCGACGAGATGGGCACGATGGATGATCTCAATTCTCTGCTTGCGCGCGCTGACATTGTCGTATCGGTCTTGCCGGGGACGGCGGCGACGAAGGGAATCTTCGACAGGAAGCGCTTTGCCATGATGAAGAAGGGGGCCTACTTTCTGAACATCGGGCGCGGCAATGCCGTCGTTACCGAAGACCTCATCGAGACAATGACAGAAGGCCGCCTCGCCGGTGCGGCGCTCGACGTCACAGACCCCGAGCCTCTGCCTGCCGATCACGCGCTTTGGCATACGCCAAACGTCTACATCACGCCGCACATTTCGGGCGACGACCACCTGAGCGCGACGCAGGATAAGATCGTTCAGATTGCCGCGCGCAATCTCGCTGCTTTTCTACAGGGCATGCCGCTTGAAAACCTCGTCGATCGCACGACGGGCTACAAGGACTGA
- a CDS encoding PepSY-associated TM helix domain-containing protein, with protein MRLIYRLHRWISTVCAVFFLLLVLTGLPLLFNGDIARWNALEKRPAFGETSSRVLWAEAAKGLERIERENPGRRVQSISAYPERGLLVYRFSHTGGGYGVSALAYAPQQDALVPWRSGGVKSPALAAFMGWMHHLHLRLAMGQGGMIFLGVMCFLSFLSILGGVLLYPSFMKRRLFGGMRGGTSAGSFFDWHIFLGILTAVWASLLTLSGIAIVFGILGYSSYAEDVMTSVPQRESAPPAITFAEMIAYAEEHFPAQEILYLDAAEGSTPAALTLADAERPQMFRGQDVYLLRTAGGEIENFTKPLPRWLVFCDAVRDLHLHNHSTMFLKIVWAVLDLLCAAVIVTGFCGWLQRSRRKKERPPVFAPHAAAKAVQWKAPALFVALSLVGMTAPLGDTLAGNIVGSAAWLTLFVGAFVLWRRGKR; from the coding sequence ATGAGACTCATCTATCGTCTGCATCGCTGGATCAGCACCGTATGTGCCGTTTTCTTCCTGCTGCTCGTCTTGACGGGGCTGCCGCTGCTCTTTAACGGTGATATCGCGCGCTGGAATGCGCTTGAAAAACGGCCTGCCTTCGGCGAGACATCCTCTCGTGTGCTTTGGGCGGAAGCGGCAAAGGGCTTGGAGCGGATTGAGCGCGAGAATCCCGGGCGCAGGGTGCAGTCGATTTCCGCCTATCCCGAGCGCGGGCTTCTCGTCTATCGGTTCTCGCACACCGGCGGCGGATATGGCGTATCTGCGCTCGCCTACGCGCCGCAGCAGGACGCGCTTGTGCCTTGGCGGAGCGGCGGCGTCAAATCGCCCGCGCTCGCTGCATTTATGGGCTGGATGCATCACCTGCATCTGCGCCTCGCCATGGGGCAGGGCGGCATGATCTTCCTCGGTGTCATGTGCTTCTTGAGTTTCCTCTCGATCTTGGGCGGGGTGCTTCTCTATCCGTCCTTCATGAAGCGGCGGCTTTTCGGCGGTATGCGAGGCGGCACGTCAGCGGGCAGTTTTTTCGACTGGCACATCTTCCTCGGTATCCTCACGGCAGTCTGGGCATCGCTTCTGACCTTGAGCGGGATCGCCATCGTCTTCGGCATACTCGGCTACAGCAGCTATGCGGAGGATGTGATGACAAGTGTGCCGCAGAGGGAAAGTGCACCGCCCGCCATAACCTTCGCCGAGATGATTGCTTATGCAGAGGAGCATTTTCCCGCCCAGGAGATTCTCTACCTCGACGCTGCCGAAGGATCGACACCCGCCGCATTGACTCTGGCGGATGCCGAGAGACCGCAGATGTTTCGCGGGCAGGACGTCTATCTGCTGCGCACGGCGGGCGGCGAGATCGAGAACTTCACGAAGCCCTTGCCGCGTTGGCTCGTCTTTTGTGATGCCGTGCGCGATCTGCACCTGCACAATCATTCGACGATGTTCCTAAAGATCGTCTGGGCGGTTCTCGATCTGCTTTGCGCCGCCGTCATCGTCACGGGCTTTTGCGGCTGGCTGCAGAGAAGCCGCCGCAAAAAGGAGAGACCGCCCGTGTTCGCGCCCCATGCGGCGGCGAAGGCTGTGCAGTGGAAGGCGCCTGCGCTCTTCGTCGCGCTCTCCCTCGTCGGTATGACGGCGCCGCTTGGCGATACGCTCGCGGGCAATATCGTGGGATCGGCCGCTTGGCTCACGCTCTTTGTCGGCGCTTTCGTGCTGTGGCGGCGCGGCAAGCGGTAG
- a CDS encoding metal-sensing transcriptional repressor — translation MRQCMDMTNLHRRLRKIRGQVEAIDRMVEEDIPCEDLLSQINAAKSALHKCGQIVLEGHIQHCVKDGIAHGDAEKTVEKFTKAVERFANMG, via the coding sequence ATGCGTCAATGCATGGATATGACGAACCTGCACCGCAGGCTCAGGAAAATTCGCGGACAGGTCGAGGCTATCGACCGCATGGTTGAGGAGGATATTCCGTGTGAGGATCTTCTCTCGCAGATCAATGCGGCGAAGTCCGCGCTGCACAAGTGCGGTCAGATCGTGCTCGAAGGCCACATTCAGCACTGCGTCAAGGACGGCATCGCTCATGGCGACGCAGAAAAGACCGTCGAGAAATTCACCAAGGCGGTCGAGCGCTTTGCCAATATGGGCTGA
- a CDS encoding heavy metal translocating P-type ATPase has protein sequence MNKKQKRNLIRILLAAALMIVLSQLPVAGLPRFFLYVVPYLIVGYDIIIKAAKGVWNRRPLDENLLMSIATIGAMGLALYEDGDYVEGIAVMLFYQVGEWFQSYAVGRSRRNIGELMDIRPDYANVEEDGKLIRRDPDEIEIGTEIVVQPGEKIPIDGIITDGASTLNTSALTGESLPRDVEKGHAVFSGCINLTGVLKIRTTKEFDESTASKILELVEDASARKSRSETFIARFARVYTPIVVAAAILLAIVPPVVRLAALDAAPDWGTWIYRALIFLVMSCPCALVVSVPLSFFAGIGGASREGVLVKGANYLEMLAEVDTVVFDKTGTLTRGVFEVSAVHHGTMDDKKLLELAALAESASSHPISRSLQQAYGKELDRSRVTDIEEIGGLGVTAKVDGIEVAAGNGKLMERLGIEYRPCHHPGTIVQMAVAGKYAGHIVISDALKPTSEAAIKSLHEAGVKRAVMLTGDAHAAAEKVAAELGIDEVKSELLPADKVQEVERLLAGKTAKKLAFVGDGINDAPVLSRADIGIAMGAMGSDAAIEAADVVLMDDDPLKLPKAIRIARKCMAIVHQNIVFAIGIKLLCLVLGAVGIANMWFAIFADVGVMVLAVLNALRALFVRKM, from the coding sequence GTGAACAAGAAACAAAAAAGAAATCTCATCCGCATCCTTCTGGCGGCCGCCTTGATGATCGTCTTGAGCCAGCTGCCCGTGGCGGGTCTGCCGCGCTTCTTCCTCTACGTCGTGCCGTACCTCATCGTCGGCTATGACATCATCATCAAGGCAGCGAAGGGCGTATGGAATCGTCGTCCGCTCGACGAAAATCTCCTGATGTCGATCGCGACCATCGGCGCGATGGGGCTTGCTCTCTACGAGGATGGCGACTATGTGGAAGGCATCGCCGTCATGCTCTTCTACCAGGTCGGCGAATGGTTTCAAAGCTATGCCGTCGGAAGAAGTCGCAGAAACATTGGCGAGCTCATGGACATCCGCCCCGACTACGCGAATGTGGAAGAGGATGGAAAGCTTATACGTCGTGACCCCGACGAAATCGAAATCGGCACGGAGATCGTCGTGCAGCCGGGCGAGAAGATCCCCATCGACGGCATCATCACGGATGGCGCATCGACGCTCAATACGAGCGCACTGACGGGCGAGAGCCTGCCGCGCGACGTGGAGAAGGGGCACGCCGTCTTCAGCGGCTGCATCAATCTCACGGGCGTCTTGAAGATTCGTACGACGAAGGAGTTCGACGAATCGACCGCCTCGAAGATTTTGGAACTTGTCGAGGATGCCAGCGCGCGCAAGTCGCGCTCGGAGACGTTCATCGCACGTTTCGCGCGCGTCTATACGCCGATCGTCGTCGCGGCCGCCATCCTCCTCGCCATCGTGCCGCCCGTCGTGCGCCTCGCCGCGCTCGATGCCGCGCCCGACTGGGGTACATGGATTTACCGCGCCCTGATCTTCCTCGTCATGAGCTGCCCATGCGCACTCGTCGTCAGCGTTCCCTTGAGCTTCTTCGCGGGCATCGGCGGTGCGAGCCGCGAGGGCGTGCTCGTCAAGGGCGCGAACTACCTCGAAATGCTCGCCGAGGTCGACACCGTCGTCTTCGACAAGACGGGCACCTTGACGCGCGGCGTCTTCGAGGTCAGCGCCGTGCATCACGGCACGATGGATGACAAAAAACTCCTGGAACTTGCCGCGCTCGCTGAGAGCGCCTCGTCGCATCCCATCAGCCGCAGTCTGCAGCAGGCTTACGGCAAGGAGCTCGACCGCTCGCGTGTCACAGACATCGAGGAAATCGGCGGTCTCGGCGTGACGGCGAAGGTCGACGGTATCGAAGTGGCCGCCGGCAATGGCAAGCTCATGGAGCGTCTCGGCATCGAGTACCGACCGTGTCACCATCCGGGCACAATCGTGCAGATGGCGGTCGCAGGCAAGTACGCCGGACACATCGTCATTTCCGATGCGCTCAAACCGACGTCGGAGGCGGCGATCAAAAGTCTGCATGAAGCGGGCGTGAAGCGCGCCGTCATGCTCACGGGTGACGCGCATGCCGCCGCTGAGAAGGTCGCGGCGGAACTCGGCATAGACGAGGTCAAGAGCGAGCTTCTGCCTGCCGACAAGGTGCAGGAGGTCGAGCGCCTGCTCGCGGGGAAAACGGCGAAGAAGCTCGCCTTCGTCGGCGACGGCATCAACGACGCGCCCGTCCTCAGCCGCGCGGACATCGGCATTGCCATGGGCGCGATGGGTTCCGACGCCGCCATCGAAGCCGCCGATGTCGTGCTGATGGACGACGATCCGCTGAAGCTGCCGAAGGCGATCCGCATCGCGAGAAAGTGCATGGCGATCGTGCATCAGAACATCGTCTTCGCCATCGGTATAAAGCTCCTGTGCCTCGTGCTCGGCGCCGTCGGCATTGCCAACATGTGGTTTGCCATCTTCGCCGACGTCGGCGTCATGGTGCTCGCCGTCTTGAATGCGCTGCGTGCGCTCTTCGTGCGAAAGATGTAA
- a CDS encoding cation transporter: MKKSYKIEVECANCAQMMEDATKKIEGVKDATVNFMALKMKVEFADGSEPAEVMPRVLEACRKIESDCNIEF, translated from the coding sequence ATGAAAAAGAGCTACAAGATCGAAGTCGAGTGCGCGAACTGCGCTCAGATGATGGAAGACGCAACGAAGAAGATCGAGGGCGTAAAGGACGCGACGGTGAACTTCATGGCGCTGAAGATGAAGGTCGAATTCGCCGACGGCAGCGAGCCGGCTGAAGTCATGCCGCGCGTCTTAGAGGCCTGCCGCAAGATCGAAAGCGACTGCAATATTGAATTCTGA